From uncultured Pseudodesulfovibrio sp.:
TGATAAGTGAATTTTCATTAGTTCAATACACCAAATATCTGGCATTGTCGTATTATTTTGTCTCACCAAAACCATGATTATGTATCGAATAAACAACTTTATTCGAACTGACTCACTAACTAGGAACTATTCCTAATTAAGATTTTTTATGCTGTCAAGTTTCTTGTCAAAAAAAAGATAAAAAAAACATGCCCATGAACGACACGAGCCAGACAAGGGGCTCCCTGTCTGGCTCGTAACTACTCAAAAGAGTAGTGTGTCATGAATTCATATCTACTGTTGTTCTTTTTGACACTTTGGGCAAATGCCCACGAATTCTACATTGGTATTCAAAATCTTATATCCCGCAGCATGCTCTTCAGGCAATTGCGGAATAACAATATCGCAATCAACATCAGCAACAGCGGTACAAATCTCACATCTGATATGTGGATGAGGCTCTGCGGTACCATCAAATCTTTTCTGTTCACCAGGGCCACCCAGCTTGAGAATCAATCCCTGAGACGAAAGAAATTCAAGATTTCTGTACACCGTACCAAGGCTGATACGGGGAATAATCTTGCGAACCATATCATACACTTCGTCTGCAGTGGGGTGACATGTCACCTTCTGCAATTCTTCCAATATCACTTTCCGTTGTTTGGAAAGGCGAAAACCCATTTCATGCGCCATGGAGAATCCTCCGATTTATTTAATAACAATTACTATTAACAATAATGGTAATTGTCAAGATGAATCATCTGTCATTTTGTAACATTTCCCCCTAACGTAGAATTTGATTTCGTGCAAATGCCAGAAGCCTGCCATTTTGCGGACTTTTCGTTCTAAAAAGGAATTCCCCCTTTGATATTAACGCAAAAAAGAGGCCCGACAATTGTCGGGCCTCTATTCATTGTATTCAGGATGTCTTTAATTACGGAACTTAGCCACAAGCTCCGAAAGGTTCTGTGCCATTTCCGAAACTTCCAAAATACCACGATTGGATTCCTGGATGCCGGAAAGGACTTCCTGCGACAAATCATTAATCTGCGTCACTCGAGTATTAATTTCATCGGATGTTGAAGATTGTTGTTCTGCCGCCGCCGCGATCCCGTTGACCCGATCCGCTATCGAATTGGAATGCTGCACGATTTCATCGAGTACACCGCCAGCCTTCTGGGCCATGCCAGACGTGTTGAGCACTCGCTCCTTGGCACTGTCCATCTCCTTGACGACATCTGCCGTGGATTGCTGGATAAGAGAAATGGCGCCTTCTACTTCCTTGGTGGCATCCATGGTCTTCTCCGCCAACTTCCTGACCTCATCCGCAACAACCGCAAAACCACGACCGGCCTCACCGGCTCGGGCTGCCTCAATGGCTGCATTCAGAGCCAACAGGTTGGTCTGATCAGCTATATCATTAATAACAGCCATTACCTTGCCGATATTCTCAGCACGACTGGATAGGGAGCCCAAAGCTACAGCCAGATTTTCGGTAATATCAGCCACGGTGTTGATTTCGACCACGGTTTCACCAACCACGGTGCCACCATCTGCGGCCACTTTATTAGCCCGATTAGAAGCCTCAGCAGTCTCGGAAGCATTTCTCGCCACTTCCAAAACAGTGGCATTCATTTCTTCCATAGCCGTTGCGACCTGACTGGTCTGATCTGCCGTTGTATCCACACCACGAGCTAATTCTCGCATATGATCAGACAATGCGTCAGAAGCCTCGTTAAGCCTGTTGGCGACTTCGGTAACCTCGTTGGCGACTACCAACAGATTCTGTCGTTGCAAATCTATGTTCTTCTTGTCTTCTTCTTCTCGAGTCAGATCAATAAGCACACAAATAACGCCTACAGCCTTGCCTTCCGCGTCCTTAAGAGGAGATGCCTCAAACAGAAGTGGGAAATCTACACCGTCATTGCGGTGATAGACGAACCGACCGGTAACGGGCTCACCCAAGCCGATGACATCAGCCGCATTACAGGTGGCTTCATTCTCGGAATCACAGACAAAGATATCGGAAACAAAACGTCCCTTAACCTCATCTTCAGAGAGACCAAGAATTGTCCGCAGAGGCGGATTAATAAACTGAAGACGCAAGTCCTTATCCGACACGAAAAGCGGGACTACGATACCATCGAGTACACTCTGATTGTACTGGAGTTGATCCCTGATCTGATCGACCATCTCTCCAAGATACCGCGACAGTGAACCAAGTTCATCACTTCCTGTGACTGTGAACTTGGCATCAAGATTGCCCTTGCTCACTTCTTCTGTAGTGGCTGCGATATTCGTGATGCGGTTAACAATTGCCCGACGCATAAAAATGATCAATGCGGCCAATAAGGCTATCACACCAAAAACAGAAATCGCTGCGGATTTGAATTGATTGTCTTTAAGGGCATTGAACTGTGGGCTGACATCAATGGCCACGACCATGGAACCAAGAATTTTCCGACTCCTGCCATGACAGTGGTAACACTCAGCGCTATTCTCAATGGATTTCACTTCGGCAAAATGTAATTTGCCGTCGATATTCATGAGTTCACCCGCAACAATTTTTTCCTTCAAACTTTTACGAATGAGGTCGGGAAGCCCGTTTTCATGGCGAATCTTGAATATGTCTTTTCTTTCCGCCCCATGTTCGGTGGCGTAGGTCACCTCACCCTTGTAGTCAGTCATATAAACTTTGGTGTCCGGGTACCGTGCGGCCATATCCTCAAACTTGATCTCGGTGCCTTCGTTATCTCCTACTGCCATAGGATCTTCGATGGCAATATACAGCATATCAGCCACACGTTCAGCGGCTGACTCAACTTCATGAAGGGTGTGATCCCTTGTAGAAATGGAATTATAGATAAAAAGTCCTGCGAATGCGACCACCGTCAAGATGGATGAAAGCAAGATAACTTTGACGCCAAGGGATTTCCTGATAAATTTCATACCGCCCCCTAGTGCGCCCCGCCGTAAAGCAGCGGCTTGAAGTCAAATGCGTCAATCCTCTCAGGATTGTGGCAAGAAGTGCAATCTTCCATACTCAGGCTGCCCTTGATCAAATCAGAGTCCCCTCCCGACTCCACATGATCATATCCAGGTCCATGACAGACCTCGCAACCACAGTCGGACAACCCCGGTGTCTGTTCAAAACTGACAAACCCACCAGGTTGGCCGTATCCTGTCACATGGCAGGCATAACATTCAGCAAGCTCCTCCTGAGTCAGGTCAGAAGACATAATCTTTACGGATTTGCCCGAATGGGCTTTTTTCGCAAATTTTTTAAAGTTTCCATATTCCTCTTCGTGACATTCGCCGCACGCATCAGAACCAACGTATTGACCGGAGTTCGTCCGACCAACGCTCGCCATTGCGACCGTAACGACAAAGGCGGCCACGACGAGAATAAGGCTCCCTTTGTACCAAACCGCTCTCTTCAACATGAACCAACCCCCGTAACGTGTAGAACACTCGGGAGAGCCATCACCCTCCCGATATAATTCCGTATTTCATAGATGGTTTTTCCAAGCAGGTAAAGTACTCGCTGAAATCGATTCGCTACTACCAGTCCAATGTTGCCTTGAACGCCCCTGCCAAAGCGTCAACCTCTTCCAGCAACACTGTATTATCGGCATATTCAACAATAAGTTGAGGGGCATCAGTTACTTTGCCAATGCAAGCAACAATCTGGCCTGCGAACTGTTTTTCAAAAGCGTCCTTGTTTGCACTGTCCACAGACACCACAAATCGACTAGCAGACTCGGAATAGAGCACGCTAGTCACATTCATATCGCCGCAGGTGGGAACTTTGGACAAGTCCACTTCGGCCCCTAAACGGCCACCGATGCACATCTCGGCCAGGGCCACACCCAGGCCACCATCGGAACAATCATGACAAGCGGTGATCAAATCTTTTTGAGTCGCCGCAAAGACGGCTTCGTACCGTGCCTTGGCAGAGACCAAATCGACCTGAGGAACATCGGGATTGGAGAAGCCAAGTTGCTGGGCAACTTCACTGCCACCCAATTCAGGACGGGTCAGACCGAGCACGTACACAAGGTCGCCGTCTTTCTTGAAATCCGAAGTCAGGCACTTGTTCACGTCCGGGATAACGCCGATGACAGAGAACAGAACGGTCGGCGGAATGGAAATCTTTTGGCCGCCGCCCTTGTAGTCATTCTTCATGGAGTCCTTACCGGAAACACACGGGACACCAAAACCAAGGCAGTAATGGGCCAAAGCCTGATTGGCGCGCACCAGCTGGGCCAACTTGTAATGACCGTCAGGAGTTGACTCGGATTGAACAGGGTCGCACCAGCAGAAGTTGTCGCAACCGGCCATGTAATTGACATCACCACCAACGGCCACCGCGTTACGAATGCCTTCATCAATGGCGTTGGCCATCATCCAATAGGTATCATAGTCAGAGAATTGCGGACAAATACCATGAGAAACGACCAAGCCCTTGTCCGTGCCGAATTCAGGACGGATTACACCGGCATCGGACGGGCCATCAGCCTTGACGCCCACCATGGGTTTGACGGCGGACTTGCCTTGGACTTCATGATCATACTGACGGACCACGTATTCCTTGGAGCAGATATTGAGTCTGCCAAGCATATCCTTAAGCAAACCACTTTGATCTTCAGGAACCGGAACTTCATCTTTCGTAAATTCAGGTCGTTCCCAAATAGCGGTCAACTCCATCTGCGGCACACCGTTGTGCAAAAACTCCATATCCAGACAGGTAACGATCTTATCGCCGTAACGCACCAGATATTTGCCAGAATCAGTGTAATGACCGAGGGCTGTGGATTCGACGTCCATCTCAATGGACAGGGCCATGAATTCATCCAACTTCTCAGGCGGAACAGCCATGGTCATACGTTCTTGCGCTTCGGAAATAAGAATTTCCCAAGGCTTCAACCCGTCATATTTGAGCGGAGCCTTGGCAAGATCCATATCAAATCCACCGGAATCCTCGGCCATCTCCCCCACAGAGGAGGACAAGCCACCCGCACCGTTGTCGGTGATGGCGTTATACAGACCGCGATCACGGGCACGCATAAGGAAATCATACATCTTACGCTGAGTAATAGGGTCGCCAATCTGGACGGCTGTGGCCGGACTTCCTTCGTGCAGCTCTTCAGAGGAAAATGTTGCGCCGTGAATACCGTCAGCCCCAATACGGCCACCTGACATGACAATGATATCGCCGGGCAAAGCGCATTTTTCGTGGGAAGGCTTGCCTGCCACTGTCACCGGCATGGTGCCAATGGTACCGCAGTAAACCAGCGGCTTGCCGAGATAGCGCTCATCAAACACGATGGAACCATTCACCGTGGGGATACCGGACTTGTTACCACCATGTTCCACACCTTCACGTACGCCTTCGAACACACGACGGGGATGCAGCAATCTCGGCGGCAATTCACCTTCATAAAAAGGATCGGCAAAACAGAACACATCGGTGTTGCACAGAAGGTTCGCACCAATACCTGTACCCATGGGATCACGGTTAACACCCACGATGCCTGTCAATGCTCCGCCGTAAGGGTCAAGGGCGGAGGGAGAGTTATGCGTCTCCATCTTCACACACACGTTCATGGTGTCGGAAAAACCAATGACACCTGCATTATCCTTGAAAACAGACAGGCAGTAGTCGCCACCATCCCGTGTGGCAGCATTACGCTCGCGAATCTGTTTGGTGGAACCCTGAATAAACGTCTTATACAGGCTGGAAAGCTCGATGGTCTTACCGGTTTCAGTATTCTCATAGCTGATCTTCGAGCTAAAAATCTTGTGTTTGCAGTGCTCGGACCATGTCTGGGCCAGCACTTCAATCTCTGCATCAGTGGGGTCCACAGACATGCCCATGGACTCACGCTCGGTTCGGACTGCAGGATCAGCGTAGTAACTGCGGATGTCATGCATCTCACGCAGAGACAAAGCCAAGGTATTGGCACGGGAAAAGTCTGTCATTTCCTGATCGGACATGGTGGACAAGGGGATAATGACCACTTCGTCAGAAGCCTGCCCTGTAACGCGAGCAGCCTTGGCCTCGAAGCCGGGATCGGACTTCCATATTCCCGTAGACTTGTACTCATACCGCTGGATCAATTCGTTGGCCAACAGGTCCTTGGAGACATGCTGAATATCGGCCTCGTTCATATCAGCGCATATGAGATACTGCTTTG
This genomic window contains:
- a CDS encoding transcriptional repressor, which translates into the protein MAHEMGFRLSKQRKVILEELQKVTCHPTADEVYDMVRKIIPRISLGTVYRNLEFLSSQGLILKLGGPGEQKRFDGTAEPHPHIRCEICTAVADVDCDIVIPQLPEEHAAGYKILNTNVEFVGICPKCQKEQQ
- a CDS encoding phosphoribosylformylglycinamidine synthase subunit PurS, which produces MLCRIVVGLKQGVRDVLGERVARKIKSELGMDVKDVRIVNVFTLEGLSQEQVDMALERAALHDPVLHEVALKPLARDFDWIVEVGFRPGVTDNEGRTARETLGVALGLDKEALEGVKVYTSKQYLICADMNEADIQHVSKDLLANELIQRYEYKSTGIWKSDPGFEAKAARVTGQASDEVVIIPLSTMSDQEMTDFSRANTLALSLREMHDIRSYYADPAVRTERESMGMSVDPTDAEIEVLAQTWSEHCKHKIFSSKISYENTETGKTIELSSLYKTFIQGSTKQIRERNAATRDGGDYCLSVFKDNAGVIGFSDTMNVCVKMETHNSPSALDPYGGALTGIVGVNRDPMGTGIGANLLCNTDVFCFADPFYEGELPPRLLHPRRVFEGVREGVEHGGNKSGIPTVNGSIVFDERYLGKPLVYCGTIGTMPVTVAGKPSHEKCALPGDIIVMSGGRIGADGIHGATFSSEELHEGSPATAVQIGDPITQRKMYDFLMRARDRGLYNAITDNGAGGLSSSVGEMAEDSGGFDMDLAKAPLKYDGLKPWEILISEAQERMTMAVPPEKLDEFMALSIEMDVESTALGHYTDSGKYLVRYGDKIVTCLDMEFLHNGVPQMELTAIWERPEFTKDEVPVPEDQSGLLKDMLGRLNICSKEYVVRQYDHEVQGKSAVKPMVGVKADGPSDAGVIRPEFGTDKGLVVSHGICPQFSDYDTYWMMANAIDEGIRNAVAVGGDVNYMAGCDNFCWCDPVQSESTPDGHYKLAQLVRANQALAHYCLGFGVPCVSGKDSMKNDYKGGGQKISIPPTVLFSVIGVIPDVNKCLTSDFKKDGDLVYVLGLTRPELGGSEVAQQLGFSNPDVPQVDLVSAKARYEAVFAATQKDLITACHDCSDGGLGVALAEMCIGGRLGAEVDLSKVPTCGDMNVTSVLYSESASRFVVSVDSANKDAFEKQFAGQIVACIGKVTDAPQLIVEYADNTVLLEEVDALAGAFKATLDW
- a CDS encoding cytochrome c family protein, with product MLKRAVWYKGSLILVVAAFVVTVAMASVGRTNSGQYVGSDACGECHEEEYGNFKKFAKKAHSGKSVKIMSSDLTQEELAECYACHVTGYGQPGGFVSFEQTPGLSDCGCEVCHGPGYDHVESGGDSDLIKGSLSMEDCTSCHNPERIDAFDFKPLLYGGAH
- a CDS encoding methyl-accepting chemotaxis protein, producing MKFIRKSLGVKVILLSSILTVVAFAGLFIYNSISTRDHTLHEVESAAERVADMLYIAIEDPMAVGDNEGTEIKFEDMAARYPDTKVYMTDYKGEVTYATEHGAERKDIFKIRHENGLPDLIRKSLKEKIVAGELMNIDGKLHFAEVKSIENSAECYHCHGRSRKILGSMVVAIDVSPQFNALKDNQFKSAAISVFGVIALLAALIIFMRRAIVNRITNIAATTEEVSKGNLDAKFTVTGSDELGSLSRYLGEMVDQIRDQLQYNQSVLDGIVVPLFVSDKDLRLQFINPPLRTILGLSEDEVKGRFVSDIFVCDSENEATCNAADVIGLGEPVTGRFVYHRNDGVDFPLLFEASPLKDAEGKAVGVICVLIDLTREEEDKKNIDLQRQNLLVVANEVTEVANRLNEASDALSDHMRELARGVDTTADQTSQVATAMEEMNATVLEVARNASETAEASNRANKVAADGGTVVGETVVEINTVADITENLAVALGSLSSRAENIGKVMAVINDIADQTNLLALNAAIEAARAGEAGRGFAVVADEVRKLAEKTMDATKEVEGAISLIQQSTADVVKEMDSAKERVLNTSGMAQKAGGVLDEIVQHSNSIADRVNGIAAAAEQQSSTSDEINTRVTQINDLSQEVLSGIQESNRGILEVSEMAQNLSELVAKFRN